Genomic window (Acidobacteriota bacterium):
GCGTAACTGCCGCGTTCGAGCAGGCGAAGAAATATATCCTGACGTTCGGCGGCGACTCTGGCGAAAACCATCGCCCGAACCGGTTCACGGGGAACGGACCCCTCGGCCGGAAGGATTCTCACCGGCGCGTCCTCCCAGACCACACCAAGCCTGATCGGGTCGAGACTCACCTTCTGACCCGGCAAGTAACCCGGTCTGAGGACGTGAGTGACTGGTAGGAGATCGGGGTAGGCGGGTTCGATTCTACGCATTGCCACCGCCGAACATTTCTTCGATGGCCGATGTGCCTCCGTCGCCCATGCGCTGCGCCACGTACTTGGCGAGAACGTCGGTTTCGAGGTGAAGCCGGGCGCCCTGGCGAAGGCTTCCGAGAGTCGTGGCCTCGAGAGTCGCGGGTATCAGAGCAACCTCGAACCAGTCAGCGCCGACTCCGGCGACGGTGAGCGAGACGCCGTCGAGAGCGACGCTTCCTTTCATCGCCACCTCCCGAGCGTGCTCGGCCGGAAGCGACAGACGCCAGGTCTGGAATTCGCCAGCAGGTCGCACCGCGAGAAGCTGCACCGACGTATCGACGTGGCCTTGGACGATGTGTCCTCCGAGGCGGTCTCCGAGCTTGAGAGCTCTCTCGAGATTGACCGGATGACCGATTCCGAGCTGTCCGAGCAGTGTTCGCTTGAGAGTCTCGGGCGAAAGATCAGCGGCGAAGCCGGACGCGGTTGGGTCGACTGCCGTCAGGCAGGCACCATTCACCGCAATGCTGTTGCCTGGCCGCGGCAACTCCCCGTCCGGCCAGATTGCAGAGATCCCGAGGCGGGCGCCGCCAGCTGAGCGATTGACGGAGTCGACCGTGCCTACGGTCTCAATCAGTCCCGTGAACATCCACTTCCTCGCGTCGCACCGCCCGAATTTCGAGATCATCTCCGTGACGATCGATATGCTCGAAGGCGAGGTGCCTCGCTGCCTCGAGAGTCGAAATACCGCGGCCCTTCACGGCCGACGGGCCATCGCCGCCGATCACGATCGGCGCGATGAACAGCGCCACCTCGTCGACCAACTCGCCGTCGTTGAAAGACCCGTGAACCGTCGGCCCTCCCTCGACCAGGAGCGCCGACACCTCGCGGCGTGCCAGGTGGTCGAGGACCGCTTCCAGGTCCACCCGGCCGTCGTCTCCGGCTCTCACCTCAACGAGCTCGACGCCATCCTGACGAAGGCGACGCCGATGGTCGGAGGTCGCCTCGATCGTGTGGTAGATGAGGGTCGATTCAGGCTCGCTTTGTACGACAGCCGCCTCTGATGGTGTCCGCAGCTTCGAGTCGAGGATGATTCGCCGCCAGCTCGATACGGGGTTGAGACCCAGGCGGCGGGTCAGCCTCGGGTCGTCGGCGAGCACCGTCTCGACGCCGACCAGAATCGCATCATGTTCTTCCCGAAGCTCGAGACTGCGTCTGCGCGCGTCGTCCCCGGTGATCCACTTAGACTCTCCTTCGCGGGTCGCGACCCGCCCGTCGAGGGACACTGCGGCCTTCATCGTCACCCATGGCCGATGGAATCGGGCCCAGTGAAGCCAGCGCCGATTCAACGACCTCGATTGCTCCTCGCCCGGCCCTTCGTGGACATCGACGCCTTCAGCTCTGAGGCGATCGCTGCCGCCTCCCGCCTGGGTGGTCGGATCCTGAAGGGCGACCACAACCCGACTCAGGCCCGCTGCGAGTACGGCATCGACGCAGGGCGGAGTTTTGCCACGATGGGCGCACGGTTCGAGGGTCACGAAGAGAGTGCCTCCGCGCGCCTTTTCGCCTGCCTCGGCGAGGGCAACGACCTCGGCGTGTGGTCCTCCGAACACTGCGTGATAACCTTCGCCGGCCAGTCGACCGTGAGCATCGAGGATCACCGCACCGACCATGGGGTTCGGTGAAGCCCCGCACCGTCCGAGGGCTGCGAGCTCGAGGGCGCGGTCCATCCACCGCGAGTCCAGGTCGTCCGATCCTGTCTGCGGAGCGCCG
Coding sequences:
- the ribD gene encoding bifunctional diaminohydroxyphosphoribosylaminopyrimidine deaminase/5-amino-6-(5-phosphoribosylamino)uracil reductase RibD gives rise to the protein MRRSEPGIPQSEDGERASPSRVAPGRGAPQTGSDDLDSRWMDRALELAALGRCGASPNPMVGAVILDAHGRLAGEGYHAVFGGPHAEVVALAEAGEKARGGTLFVTLEPCAHRGKTPPCVDAVLAAGLSRVVVALQDPTTQAGGGSDRLRAEGVDVHEGPGEEQSRSLNRRWLHWARFHRPWVTMKAAVSLDGRVATREGESKWITGDDARRRSLELREEHDAILVGVETVLADDPRLTRRLGLNPVSSWRRIILDSKLRTPSEAAVVQSEPESTLIYHTIEATSDHRRRLRQDGVELVEVRAGDDGRVDLEAVLDHLARREVSALLVEGGPTVHGSFNDGELVDEVALFIAPIVIGGDGPSAVKGRGISTLEAARHLAFEHIDRHGDDLEIRAVRREEVDVHGTD
- a CDS encoding riboflavin synthase, whose product is MFTGLIETVGTVDSVNRSAGGARLGISAIWPDGELPRPGNSIAVNGACLTAVDPTASGFAADLSPETLKRTLLGQLGIGHPVNLERALKLGDRLGGHIVQGHVDTSVQLLAVRPAGEFQTWRLSLPAEHAREVAMKGSVALDGVSLTVAGVGADWFEVALIPATLEATTLGSLRQGARLHLETDVLAKYVAQRMGDGGTSAIEEMFGGGNA